From one Rhodamnia argentea isolate NSW1041297 chromosome 1, ASM2092103v1, whole genome shotgun sequence genomic stretch:
- the LOC115745294 gene encoding protein FRIGIDA has product MQPKEDSDSVVMQSVAQLCTLSSAIDTFRRRLHDLDDHLRSIHLAIDSRTLLLQSNSQPQTPTPAPAPAPAPLDQSKSPPQILREIAKSAPELPASAAQSELEKLCHTMCGRGLRRYLAAHLSDVDGLRRQVPPALKNCAPDVPKLVYDCVGGFYLQGSKAFTHDSPMISARHAAILVLEFFLLSDSLGVQQDPAALSVKQEAESSAIAWRKRLIVEGGVSRAGESDARGLLLFIASFGIPSVFKSEDVAHLLRLSNWKEIGNALLRSPFLRSRIPDVLEEMMKIGMSIEAVDVSVGFGVEGNLPPRTILTSFLREAKERCDNSKKAHSSPMAMKAVTQKQLTALKSTLKCLEDHNWDAAEVLPGWQLKEMIVKLEKDAADIDKKMKEKVVSKRRIDVVEPSRTFKSHEAKRSKFSPQVAPHFSHPLLGFQEQKDNSRILGRSLYDDGSRPIVSFDNGLSRHGRSYPAASLLSLGSGGGSMPETSLKSPMQSANALHSAGVGGRISAGISMMAAGESAAFRGDRLADRIGLVGNSNDASIGQYVIRDAAYRDQLEQRNLGRYTSPGTGRYDPSLEGFKGLPKFSSSNAIDHGSNFDLYGFADTIMERSRT; this is encoded by the exons ATGCAGCCCAAAGAGGATTCGGATTCGGTGGTGATGCAGTCGGTGGCCCAGTTGTGCACCCTCTCCTCCGCCATCGACACCTTCCGCCGCCGCTTGCACGACCTCGACGATCACCTCCGTTCCATCCACCTCGCCATCGATTCCCGCACTCTCCTCCTCCAATCCAATTCCCAACCCCAAACCCCaacccccgcccccgccccagCCCCAGCCCCACTCGATCAATCGAAATCCCCGCCTCAAATTTTGCGTGAGATTGCCAAATCGGCACCTGAATTGCCGGCGAGCGCCGCCCAGTCCGAGCTCGAGAAGCTATGCCACACCATGTGCGGCCGCGGCCTCCGCCGCTACCTTGCCGCCCACTTGTCCGATGTCGACGGCCTCCGTCGGCAAGTCCCTCCTGCCCTCAAGAATTGCGCTCCCGACGTGCCCAAGCTCGTCTACGATTGCGTCGGAGGGTTCTATCTCCAGGGTAGCAAGGCCTTCACCCACGACTCCCCCATGATCTCCGCACGCCACGCCGCCATCCTCGTCCTTGAATTCTTCCTCCTCTCCGATTCTCTGGGCGTGCAGCAGGATCCCGCTGCTCTCTCGGTCAAGCAAGAGGCTGAGTCGTCCGCCATCGCGTGGAGGAAGAGGCTGATTGTCGAGGGTGGGGTATCCAGAGCCGGCGAGAGTGATGCTCGCGGCTTGCTCCTTTTCATTGCTTCCTTCGGCATTCCTAGCGTTTTTAAGAGTGAAGATGTTGCGCATTTGCTCCGGCTCAGCAATTGGAAGGAAATCGGCAATGCGCTTCTGCGTTCCCCATTCCTACGCTCTCGCATTCCTG ATGTCTTAGAGGAAATGATGAAGATCGGGATGAGCATTGAAGCTGTTGATGTCTCTGTTGGTTTCGGTGTAGAGGGTAATTTGCCCCCTCGGACAATTCTGACATCATTTTTAAGGGAAGCTAAAGAAAGATGCGACAACAGTAAAAAAGCACATAGTTCACCTATGGCTATG AAGGCAGTGACCCAAAAGCAATTGACTGCTCTAAAATCTACATTGAAATGTTTGGAAGATCATAATTGGGATGCTGCAGAAGTACTTCCCGGATGGCAGTTAAAGGAAATGATAGTGAAGTTGGAGAAAGATGCTGCTGACATTGataagaagatgaaggagaaggTAGTTTCAAAGAGAAGGATTGATGTTGTGGAACCCTCGAGAACATTTAAGAGTCATGAGGCTAAACGCTCGAAGTTCTCGCCTCAAGTGGCACCCCACTTTTCTCACCCATTGTTGGGTTTCCAAGAGCAAAAGGACAATAGTCGTATACTTGGTAGGAGCTTGTATGATGATGGTTCACGACCAATAGTTTCTTTTGACAATGGACTCTCCCGGCATGGTAGGAGTTATCCTGCTGCATCATTGTTATCTCTTGGATCTGGTGGAGGGTCTATGCCGGAAACCTCCTTGAAATCCCCAATGCAGAGTGCAAATGCCTTGCATTCTGCTGGAGTTGGAGGTAGGATCTCTGCTGGAATCAGCATGATGGCTGCAGGTGAATCTGCTGCTTTCCGTGGAGATAGATTGGCTGACAGGATTGGACTTGTAGGAAATAGTAACGATGCTTCAATTGGACAATATGTGATTAGGGATGCCGCATATCGGGACCAGCTAGAGCAAAGAAACCTTGGGAGGTATACATCTCCGGGAACTGGTCGCTATGACCCCTCATTAGAAGGTTTCAAAGGCCTGCCAAAATTTTCGTCCAGCAATGCCATTGATCATGGTTCAAACTTTGATCTATATGGTTTTGCTGATACCATAATGGAGCGGAGTCGTACATAA
- the LOC115745300 gene encoding uncharacterized protein LOC115745300, translating to MASSDQPEIVDRDAKEKAKKDEKDEGKGGFMGKVKGFIQDIGEKIEGAVGFGKPTADVTGIRIPCINLEKAEIVVDVLIKNPNPVPIPLVDINYLIESDGRKLISGLIPDAGTIRAHGEETVKIPVTLIYDDIKGTYDDIKPGSIIPYKVKVDLIIDVPVFGRLTLPLEKTGEIPIPYKPDIDVEKIHFEKFSVEETVAVLHLKLENKNDFDMGLNDLDYEIWLADVSIGGAELSQSTKIEKNGISKLLIPITFRPKDFGSALWDMIRGRGTGYTMKGNINVDTPFGAMKLPISKEGGTTRLKKNDKDDDEEED from the exons ATGGCATCTTCCGACCAACCTGAAATAGTGGATAGGGATGCGAAGGAGAAAGCGAAGAAAGACGAGAAAGATGAAGGTAAGGGCGGGTTCATGGGGAAGGTCAAGGGTTTTATTCAAGACATTGGCGAAAAGATCGAGGGAGCTGTTGGATTTGGCAAGCCAACTGCAGACGTCACTGGGATTCGCATTCCCTGTATTAATCTTGAGAAGGCAGAAATAGTTGTTGATGTTCTGATCAAGAATCCGAATCCAGTTCCAATACCTCTTGTTGACATAAACTATTTGATTGAGAGCGATGGAAGAAAGCTGATTTCTGGACTAATCCCTGATGCTGGAACTATCCGTGCACATGGAGAGGAAACGGTCAAAATTCCAGTTACCTTGATATATGATGACATAAAGGGCACATATGATGACATCAAGCCCGGAAGCATCATTCCCTACAAGGTTAAGGTTGACCTCATCATTGATGTGCCGGTCTTTGGAAGGTTAACTTTGCCACTCGAGAAAACTGGAGAAATCCCCATTCCTTACAAGCCTGACATTGATGTCGAGAAAATACATTTTGAGAAATTCTCAGTTGAGGAAACTGTTGCAGTTCTTCATTTAAAGTTGGAAAACAAGAATGACTTCGACATGGGACTTAATGACCTTGATTATGAGATTTGGTTGGCCGATGTGAGCATTGGAGGTGCGGAACTCTCTCAATCTACTAAAATCGAAAAAAACGGAATCAGTAAACTTCTGATTCCCATAACCTTCAGACCAAAAGATTTTGGCTCTGCATTGTGGGATATGATAAGGGGGAGAGGCACAGGTTACACCATGAAAGGAAATATTAATGTCGACACACCTTTTGGAGCTATGAAATTGCCCATCAGCAAGGAAGGGGGAACTACCCGCCTAAAAAAGAACGATAAGGACGACGATGAGGAGGAG GATTGA